A stretch of Buteo buteo chromosome 9, bButBut1.hap1.1, whole genome shotgun sequence DNA encodes these proteins:
- the POU2AF2 gene encoding POU domain class 2-associating factor 2, whose amino-acid sequence METGVSSLSRHSPLARIKELSLVCCCMLSLNSSNARFIPSVPTDFGKRVYQGVRVKHTVKDLLAEKRSRQSSGSCFSGNTSTPQLPFVQMPGSPSTAAYYGVRRSFTTELDFHNTKQFVSDVYSSPLGSKPFSCNSSATQGYSALLDPYLTDQYGDYRATPLTTGTSSFFSPSSVPPLLPSFPNDTAHFLLREPWEQTSPDSLSQSDNACSDPLQALPAGTSCLSSQESGGVSPYRSSSWTPAIPGAQPYPLHPLEDVHYSPSYAATSSYSFSPFLTVANELTSRMSHLSPEQSLEMPPLHDNSAWAKEDGSPIWGTYEGRRTY is encoded by the exons ATGGAAACAG GTGTGAGCTCTCTGTCCAGGCACAGCCCGCTAGCCAGGATAAAAGAGCTGTCCCTGGTATG ctgctgtaTGCTTTCATTGAACTCCTCTAATGCTCGTTTCATTCCCTCAGTCCCTACAGATTTTGGAAAACGGGTGTATCAGGGAGTGCGAGTGAAGCACACAGTCAAAGATCTTCTTGCTGAAAAACGATCCAGGCAGAGCAGTGGCTCCTGCTTCAGT GGCAACACCAGCACACCGCAGTTACCATTTGTCCAAATGCCAG GCTCACCTTCTACGGCTGCTTACTACGGCGTCAGGAGATCCTTCACAACCGAGTTGGATTTCCACAACACAAAGCAGTTTGTCAGTGATGTCTACTCATCCCCTCTAGGGTCCAAGCCCTTCTCGTGCAATTCCTCTGCCACTCAGGGCTACTCAGCACTCCTGGACCCATATCTCACCGACCAATATGGGGATTACCGTGCTACTCCCCTCACAACTGGTACCAGCTCCTTCTTCAGCCCTTCTTCTGTGCCCCCTCTCCTGCCATCCTTCCCTAATGACACAGCGCACTTCCTACTA AGAGAGCCCTGGGAGCAGACCTCACCTGACAGTCTCAGCCAGTCAGATAATGCATGCTCAGACCCTCTGCAAGCACTGCCTGCCGGCACCAGCTGCCTCTCCTCACAAGAGTCCGGAGGCGTTTCCCCATACCGAAGCTCAAGTTGGACCCCAGCCATCCCCGGAGCCCAGCCCTACCCTCTGCATCCTCTTGAAGATGTCCACTACTCCCCCAGCTATGCTGCCACCTCATCCTACTCTTTCTCACCATTCCTGACTGTGGCAAACGAGCTTACCTCCAGGATGAGCCACCTCTCACCAGAGCAGTCCTTGGAGATGCCGCCCCTTCACGATAACTCTGCCTGGGCAAAAGAGGATGGAAGTCCCATCTGGGGGACTTATGAAGGCCGGAGAACTTATTGA